In the genome of Carnobacterium pleistocenium FTR1, one region contains:
- a CDS encoding dihydroorotate dehydrogenase, with amino-acid sequence MNRLAVKLPGLELKNPIMPASGTFGFGESYLDKYDYDLLGAIIIKSTTIDARAGNANPRYHHLETGVLNAVGLKNPGVDVIVAEKLPVLAQFNTPVIASVAGTTIEDYCEVTKKLCQSPVVRALEINVSCPNVKEGGLTFGSSPESVYEITKAVKEVATVPIYVKLTPNVTNIVEIAQAAEKGGADGISMINTVLGMSIDLKTKKPVLANKTGGLSGAAIKPIAIRMVYQVSRAVSIPIIGMGGLSTVDDVLEMFMAGASAVAIGTANYANPMICKELIEALPKRMDELGIASIESLIEEVKAGQKDDK; translated from the coding sequence ATGAATCGCTTAGCAGTAAAACTACCAGGACTAGAGTTGAAGAATCCGATTATGCCAGCCAGTGGAACATTTGGTTTTGGCGAAAGTTACCTGGACAAGTATGATTACGATTTATTAGGTGCCATCATCATTAAATCAACGACGATTGATGCCCGTGCTGGGAATGCGAATCCACGCTACCACCATTTAGAAACGGGGGTCTTGAATGCAGTAGGTTTGAAAAATCCGGGTGTAGATGTGATCGTAGCCGAAAAGTTGCCTGTATTAGCTCAATTTAATACACCAGTGATCGCAAGTGTAGCCGGTACAACGATTGAAGATTACTGTGAAGTCACAAAAAAATTGTGCCAATCTCCGGTAGTCCGGGCACTTGAGATCAATGTTTCTTGTCCAAATGTAAAAGAAGGCGGATTAACTTTTGGTTCTAGTCCGGAATCTGTTTATGAAATCACTAAAGCCGTTAAAGAAGTGGCCACCGTTCCAATCTATGTTAAGTTGACTCCGAATGTAACCAATATCGTAGAAATAGCCCAAGCGGCTGAAAAAGGTGGAGCGGATGGGATCAGTATGATCAATACGGTATTGGGAATGAGCATTGACCTAAAGACCAAAAAACCTGTCTTAGCGAATAAGACAGGCGGACTTTCTGGTGCAGCCATCAAACCGATCGCGATCCGGATGGTCTATCAAGTCTCGCGGGCAGTATCGATTCCCATTATTGGCATGGGCGGACTTTCAACCGTCGATGATGTGCTTGAGATGTTTATGGCTGGGGCCAGTGCAGTCGCAATTGGTACGGCGAATTATGCTAATCCAATGATTTGCAAAGAATTGATCGAGGCGTTGCCTAAACGAATGGACGAGTTGGGCATTGCATCTATTGAATCACTGATAGAAGAGGTAAAGGCAGGCCAAAAAGATGACAAATAG
- a CDS encoding NFACT RNA binding domain-containing protein — translation MSFDGIFTHVMVDELSTALKNGRVSKIHQPYPNEMIIVMRANGKNHKLLLSAHPSYARIQLTEIPYENPSSPPNFCMIMRKHLEGAILEDIQQVGNDRVIHFRFKSRDEIGDVQNVILIVELMGRHSNILLIEQDTQRILDTIKHVPTSQNSFRFIMPGATYQTPPHQDKLNPFETSSAELAELMTSFEDQELPYEKRLQHLYQGIGADTAKELLYRSENNVQNLPVLFDSFMTSVRKGNISPTLTIGPKKEFFTPLPYLSIEGERVGLSTLSELLDRYYESKADRDRVKQQGSDLIHLIQTELQRNKKKMKKLKNTLAETELADDYRVRGELLTAYLYKMTKGQKEVSLTNFYDEEKPMTIPLDPRKTPSQNAQKYFSKYQKLKNAIAFVNEQMRLTQEEIVYLESVSTQVELATPKDMADIKEELIQQGYIKKKKTKKKQKQAKLSKPDQYQSSDGTTILVGKNNLQNDQLTLKTARKSDIWLHTKNIPGSHVIIQSADPSEETILEAANIAAYFSKSQLSASVPVDYVEVKKIKKPNGAKPGFVIYEGQRTVFVTPDKELVNQLKE, via the coding sequence ATGTCATTTGATGGTATTTTTACCCATGTGATGGTAGATGAATTAAGCACCGCACTAAAAAATGGACGAGTATCAAAAATCCATCAGCCTTATCCAAATGAAATGATTATTGTTATGCGAGCAAATGGTAAAAATCATAAGCTGCTATTATCCGCTCACCCAAGCTATGCCCGTATTCAATTAACGGAAATTCCTTACGAAAACCCAAGCTCTCCCCCAAATTTTTGTATGATCATGAGAAAACATCTTGAAGGAGCTATCTTAGAAGATATCCAACAAGTCGGCAATGATCGTGTCATCCATTTTAGATTTAAAAGTCGAGATGAAATCGGAGATGTCCAAAATGTTATCTTGATCGTAGAGTTAATGGGTCGCCATAGTAATATATTGCTTATTGAGCAAGACACACAACGCATTTTAGATACAATCAAACATGTTCCGACTAGTCAAAATTCGTTTCGCTTTATTATGCCGGGGGCTACGTACCAAACTCCGCCCCATCAAGATAAATTGAATCCTTTTGAAACAAGTAGTGCTGAACTTGCTGAATTAATGACTTCGTTTGAAGATCAAGAGTTACCGTATGAAAAAAGATTGCAACATCTCTATCAAGGAATCGGTGCGGATACAGCTAAGGAACTTTTGTATCGTAGCGAAAATAACGTTCAAAATTTACCGGTCTTATTTGATTCGTTTATGACCAGTGTTCGTAAAGGGAATATTTCTCCAACCTTGACGATTGGTCCGAAAAAAGAATTTTTCACTCCCCTTCCCTATTTAAGTATTGAAGGAGAACGGGTGGGCCTTTCTACTTTGAGTGAATTGTTAGATAGATACTATGAAAGTAAAGCAGACCGAGACCGTGTTAAGCAACAAGGATCAGATCTGATCCATTTGATTCAAACAGAACTTCAACGCAATAAGAAAAAGATGAAAAAACTCAAAAACACGTTAGCTGAAACAGAATTAGCCGATGATTATAGAGTACGAGGCGAATTGTTGACGGCTTATCTTTATAAAATGACTAAAGGACAAAAAGAAGTGTCCTTAACGAACTTTTATGATGAAGAAAAACCAATGACGATTCCGCTTGATCCAAGAAAAACACCTTCTCAAAATGCGCAAAAATATTTTTCGAAATATCAAAAATTAAAAAATGCAATCGCATTTGTAAACGAACAAATGCGGCTAACGCAAGAAGAAATCGTTTATTTGGAATCCGTTTCAACCCAAGTGGAATTAGCTACTCCAAAAGATATGGCGGATATTAAAGAAGAATTGATCCAGCAAGGCTATATCAAGAAAAAGAAAACGAAGAAAAAACAAAAACAAGCTAAATTAAGCAAGCCAGATCAGTACCAATCTTCAGATGGGACAACGATTTTAGTTGGGAAAAACAATCTACAAAATGATCAGTTAACCCTTAAGACAGCACGAAAATCCGATATTTGGCTACACACAAAAAACATTCCTGGGTCACATGTGATAATCCAATCTGCTGATCCTAGTGAAGAAACGATTTTAGAAGCTGCTAATATTGCGGCATATTTTTCTAAATCACAGTTATCAGCATCCGTTCCAGTAGATTATGTTGAAGTAAAGAAAATAAAAAAACCAAATGGTGCAAAACCAGGTTTTGTCATTTACGAGGGGCAACGGACCGTATTTGTAACACCTGATAAAGAGTTAGTGAACCAATTAAAAGAGTAA
- the trpX gene encoding tryptophan ABC transporter substrate-binding protein has translation MKKMIGFIIGLTALLTIAFFTSSNELETTEMDKPIVGILQLTSHPALDLIYQGTVDALNDAGYIDGETMTLDFQNAQGDQSNLNSMSTRFVSRGAAVMVGIATPSAQALANSSQEIPIVLGAVTDPEGSGLVANNDAPGGNITGVSDLTPIEEQFSLITEILPEAQTIGILYSSSEDNSIVQADQAIEIAKEMGLKTEVMTVSSTNDVSQVGATLASQVDAIWVPTDNTIASAMNTLVSASDQNGIPIFPAVDTMVEEGGLATVGLDQYALGRLTGEMVAAILDGDSDPATTPIRYLDQGEIIINEEKASELGITIPTQLLEQAK, from the coding sequence ATGAAAAAAATGATTGGGTTCATTATTGGCTTGACAGCACTTTTAACGATTGCCTTCTTTACTTCTTCAAATGAACTAGAAACGACGGAAATGGATAAACCAATAGTTGGTATTTTACAACTCACTAGTCACCCAGCATTAGATCTGATCTATCAAGGAACGGTAGATGCACTAAATGATGCCGGATATATTGACGGAGAAACAATGACATTAGATTTTCAAAATGCTCAAGGAGATCAAAGTAATTTGAATTCAATGAGTACTCGTTTCGTCAGCAGAGGGGCAGCTGTTATGGTCGGTATTGCAACTCCTTCTGCACAAGCATTAGCGAACAGCTCACAAGAGATACCGATTGTATTAGGAGCGGTCACTGACCCTGAAGGTTCAGGATTAGTTGCTAATAATGATGCCCCTGGAGGGAATATAACGGGTGTGAGTGACTTGACACCAATCGAAGAACAATTTTCATTGATTACAGAAATTCTTCCCGAAGCTCAAACAATCGGTATCTTATATTCTTCTAGCGAAGATAATTCAATCGTTCAAGCAGATCAAGCGATTGAGATTGCGAAAGAAATGGGACTCAAAACCGAAGTAATGACTGTTTCATCAACAAATGATGTCTCACAAGTTGGAGCTACATTGGCTTCGCAAGTAGATGCCATTTGGGTACCGACAGATAATACGATAGCCAGTGCAATGAACACACTCGTTTCAGCTTCTGATCAAAATGGTATCCCTATTTTTCCAGCTGTAGATACGATGGTTGAAGAAGGCGGATTAGCTACTGTGGGATTAGATCAATATGCATTAGGACGTTTGACTGGGGAAATGGTTGCGGCAATCTTAGATGGCGACTCAGATCCGGCAACGACACCTATTCGTTACCTTGATCAAGGTGAGATTATTATAAACGAGGAGAAAGCCAGCGAGCTTGGTATTACTATTCCAACTCAATTACTAGAACAAGCAAAATAG
- a CDS encoding carbonic anhydrase family protein gives MEWNYQGDRGPDNWKTICSAFYQAETESLQSPIALDEDQITSTISQQSLIFNYNKTLFESSFFTHTVHLSPKTNEKLNTVIFNHKRYFLEDLHFHLPSEHEINQESFPLELHLVHRSAKNELLVVGVTVLPSERPMNTLFAAVDERALQPRVAGRGLTVPIELTRLLPENKQFFHYAGSLTTPPTSGPVDWIVFRHQTFMRQGLLQAFKRTIGKTNRPLQPIMDRPIYLSNH, from the coding sequence ATGGAATGGAATTACCAAGGAGATAGAGGACCAGACAATTGGAAAACGATTTGTTCCGCTTTTTATCAAGCAGAAACAGAAAGTTTGCAATCGCCCATAGCGTTGGATGAGGATCAGATAACCTCAACGATTTCGCAGCAGTCGCTGATATTTAACTATAATAAAACGTTATTTGAATCATCTTTTTTTACCCATACAGTTCATTTATCACCAAAAACAAATGAAAAGCTGAACACCGTTATATTTAATCACAAAAGATATTTTTTAGAAGATCTGCATTTTCATTTGCCAAGCGAGCATGAAATCAATCAGGAATCCTTCCCATTAGAACTTCATCTAGTTCATCGCTCTGCGAAGAATGAGCTTCTTGTGGTTGGTGTGACAGTATTGCCATCTGAACGTCCAATGAATACACTATTTGCCGCAGTGGATGAAAGAGCATTACAACCACGCGTAGCTGGCAGAGGACTAACAGTTCCAATTGAATTGACACGGTTGTTGCCTGAAAACAAACAATTTTTTCATTATGCAGGATCATTGACCACACCTCCAACTTCTGGACCAGTAGATTGGATCGTATTTCGTCATCAAACATTTATGCGTCAAGGCTTGCTTCAAGCTTTTAAAAGGACTATCGGAAAAACAAATAGACCATTGCAGCCTATAATGGATAGACCAATTTACTTATCAAATCACTAA
- a CDS encoding ABC transporter permease produces the protein MDLIVTATAQGLLWGMMALGIFITYRILDLPDMTAEGSFPLGAAVCAQLIISGVHPLAATAIAFLTGTLAGAVTGFLITKAHIPGLLAGILTMTGLYSINLRIMGRANLSLLGTEKLTDFFTRFNLPGQFDTIFMGIILVVIMITLLVLFFKTELGQAVIATGDNEKMARSLGISTNQTKMLGLMLSNGLISAAGALIAQDNGYADISMGIGTIVIGLASVIIGEVIFGNLSFVNRLICVILGAIIYRFIIMFVLLIGLQPNDLKIISAVILALCLALPSIRNRFNLNFFQKKELL, from the coding sequence ATGGATTTAATTGTTACTGCAACAGCACAAGGGTTATTATGGGGAATGATGGCTTTAGGTATTTTTATTACCTATCGTATTTTAGATCTACCAGACATGACCGCAGAAGGTTCTTTTCCTTTAGGAGCCGCTGTATGTGCTCAACTTATCATTTCAGGTGTTCATCCTTTAGCGGCGACGGCCATTGCATTTTTAACAGGAACTTTGGCTGGGGCGGTTACTGGATTTTTAATTACGAAAGCCCATATTCCTGGCTTACTAGCTGGAATTTTGACTATGACTGGATTGTATTCAATTAATTTACGGATAATGGGTCGTGCAAATTTAAGTTTACTTGGAACAGAAAAGTTAACAGATTTTTTCACTCGATTTAACTTACCAGGCCAATTTGATACGATCTTTATGGGAATTATTCTGGTAGTTATTATGATTACTTTACTTGTCTTATTCTTTAAAACAGAACTTGGTCAAGCCGTTATTGCTACTGGAGATAACGAAAAAATGGCACGCTCGTTAGGAATATCAACAAATCAAACAAAAATGCTAGGTCTTATGCTTTCAAATGGACTTATTTCCGCTGCTGGTGCGTTGATCGCACAAGATAATGGTTATGCTGATATCAGTATGGGAATAGGTACGATCGTTATCGGTTTAGCATCAGTAATCATCGGAGAAGTTATTTTTGGCAACTTATCTTTTGTTAATCGCCTCATATGTGTTATCTTAGGAGCCATTATTTATCGCTTCATTATCATGTTTGTGTTATTGATCGGCCTACAACCAAATGACCTGAAAATCATTTCAGCCGTTATATTAGCTTTATGTCTTGCATTGCCAAGCATACGTAATCGGTTTAATCTAAATTTCTTCCAAAAAAAGGAGTTGTTGTAA
- the pyrE gene encoding orotate phosphoribosyltransferase, whose protein sequence is MTNEKKIAEKLLTIEAVSLNPTDPFTWASGMKSPIYCDNRITMSYPAVRRDIANGLAEMIKAHYPEVEVIAGTATAGIPHAAWVAELLDLPMVYIRSKAKDHGKGNQIEGRIAPNQKMVVIEDLISTGGSVIEAVKAATSEGAHVLGVAAIFTYELPQGIGNFSENKIQLNTLTNYSALIEVALKKGLIDATEIALLKEWKKDPTNWLNK, encoded by the coding sequence ATGACGAATGAAAAAAAGATCGCTGAAAAACTGTTAACGATAGAAGCGGTAAGTCTAAATCCCACAGATCCCTTTACGTGGGCTAGTGGAATGAAAAGTCCAATTTATTGTGACAATCGAATTACGATGAGTTACCCAGCAGTGCGCCGGGACATAGCAAATGGATTAGCCGAAATGATCAAAGCCCATTATCCAGAAGTAGAAGTTATTGCTGGAACGGCAACGGCTGGCATTCCTCATGCGGCATGGGTAGCAGAATTATTGGATTTGCCGATGGTTTATATCCGAAGCAAAGCGAAAGATCATGGCAAAGGAAATCAAATCGAAGGGCGAATAGCGCCTAATCAGAAAATGGTCGTAATCGAAGATTTGATTTCCACTGGGGGAAGTGTCATTGAAGCGGTGAAAGCAGCAACCAGCGAAGGAGCTCACGTTTTAGGAGTTGCTGCAATCTTTACTTATGAGTTACCACAAGGAATAGGGAATTTTTCGGAAAATAAGATTCAATTAAATACGTTGACCAATTATTCTGCTTTGATTGAAGTAGCATTAAAAAAAGGACTAATTGATGCAACTGAAATCGCTCTTTTAAAAGAGTGGAAAAAAGATCCAACCAATTGGCTAAATAAATAA
- a CDS encoding ABC transporter ATP-binding protein — protein sequence MAPVLTLKGIVKQFNKGTANQNTVLNQLDLEVKKGDFITIIGGNGAGKSTLLNSIAGNFMIDQGTIMLGERDLTTLKEEKRAGFIGRVFQDPVMGTAPRMTVGENLAIAYRRGKKRSLRKGTTDKEREFFKSSLFELGLGLENRLDSEMGLLSGGQRQAIALLMATMNKPELLLLDEHTAALDPKTAKIVLQLTQKRIEQEELTVLMITHNMNDALNYGNRLIMLDGGQVIVDLSGEEKANLTVSDVLVLFQTATDKKDGSGQLPDELLLSR from the coding sequence ATTGCACCCGTCTTAACTTTAAAAGGAATCGTTAAACAGTTTAATAAAGGGACAGCCAACCAGAATACGGTATTAAACCAACTAGACTTAGAAGTAAAAAAAGGGGACTTTATTACTATTATTGGAGGCAATGGAGCTGGTAAATCGACTTTGTTGAATAGTATAGCAGGGAATTTCATGATTGATCAAGGAACGATCATGCTTGGGGAAAGAGACTTGACCACTTTGAAAGAAGAAAAACGGGCCGGATTTATTGGACGTGTCTTCCAAGATCCCGTAATGGGAACTGCACCTCGAATGACTGTAGGCGAAAACTTAGCTATTGCTTATCGCAGAGGCAAGAAGCGGTCTTTACGAAAAGGTACAACCGATAAAGAACGCGAATTCTTTAAAAGTAGTTTGTTTGAATTAGGTTTAGGTCTAGAAAACAGGTTAGATAGTGAAATGGGATTATTATCGGGTGGACAACGACAAGCTATTGCTCTTTTGATGGCTACTATGAACAAACCGGAACTTTTATTATTAGATGAACACACGGCAGCATTGGATCCTAAAACAGCTAAAATTGTTTTACAGCTCACTCAAAAGCGAATCGAGCAAGAAGAATTAACCGTTTTAATGATCACTCACAATATGAATGATGCTTTAAATTATGGCAATCGATTGATCATGTTAGATGGCGGTCAAGTCATTGTAGATTTATCTGGTGAGGAAAAAGCAAACTTAACTGTTTCGGATGTGTTGGTTCTTTTTCAAACGGCAACAGACAAAAAAGATGGGTCTGGCCAATTGCCAGATGAACTTTTATTAAGCCGCTAA
- the carB gene encoding carbamoyl-phosphate synthase large subunit: MPKRTDLTKIMVIGSGPIVIGQAAEFDYAGTQACLALREEGYEVVLVNSNPATIMTDKEIADKVYIEPITLEFVSRILRKERPDAIVPTLGGQTGLNMAMELANSGILEELGIELLGTKLSAIDQAEDRDLFRQLMHELNEPVPESDIVHTVAAALLFAEKVGFPVIVRPAFTLGGTGGGICDNEEELKETVTNGLKLSPVSQCLVEISIAGYKEIEYEVMRDKNDNAIVVCNMENFDPVGIHTGDSIVFAPTQTLTDREHQMLRDASLKIIRALEIEGGCNVQLALDPASSNYYIIEVNPRVSRSSALASKATGYPIAKLAAKIAVGLTLDEMKNPVTGTTYAEFEPALDYVVAKIPRWPFDKFEHGDRRLGTQMKATGEVMAIGRTLEEALLKAVRSLEIGAPHVLLEEASQAEDEALIEKIIKAEDDRLFYLVEGIRRGYTIEDLANLTKIDLFFLDKLLHVVELEEELKQHVKDIDVLTTAKEYGFSDNAIAQLWNITEREVMAIRYEHAIVPVYKTVDTCAAEFESNTPYFYSSYEEENESIVSEKPSVLVLGSGPIRIGQGVEFDYATVHSVKAIQQAGYEAIIMNSNPETVSTDFSISDKLYFEPLTLEDVMHVIRLEQPIGVIVQFGGQTAINLAEPLTEMGVTLLGTRVEDLDRAENRDLFEQALNELQVPQPLGATATTEKEAVAIADRINYPVLVRPSYVLGGRGMQIVDTQPDLENYMRNAVKASPEHPVLIDRYLVGKEVEVDAICDGESVLIPGIMEHIERSGVHSGDSMAVYPPQSLSKEIQDTIVDYTTRLALGLNCLGMMNVQFVINNDTVYVIEVNPRASRTVPFLSKVTGIPMAQVATKAILGQSLKEQGYTDGLYKESALIHVKAPVFSFTKLQKVDALLGPEMKSTGEVMGSDTTLEKALYKAFEGSYMHLYDHGSVLFTISDEDKEEALALAKRFYEIGYTIVTTEGTGQYFAEHHLPVRIVAKIQQAADETVLGLIQENKVQVVINTMTIGIGVVNDGKVIRKAAIEQGIPLLTSLDTVSAILNVLESRNLMTSPL, from the coding sequence ATGCCTAAACGGACAGATTTAACGAAAATCATGGTGATTGGCTCAGGGCCGATCGTTATTGGTCAAGCAGCTGAATTCGATTACGCGGGTACTCAAGCGTGTCTAGCTTTAAGAGAAGAAGGGTACGAAGTCGTATTGGTCAACTCTAATCCAGCTACGATCATGACGGATAAAGAAATTGCGGATAAAGTTTACATCGAACCGATCACCTTAGAGTTTGTCTCGCGTATCTTACGCAAGGAACGCCCAGATGCTATCGTGCCAACGCTAGGCGGACAAACGGGACTCAACATGGCTATGGAATTAGCCAATTCTGGCATCCTTGAGGAATTAGGTATTGAATTGCTTGGAACCAAATTAAGCGCGATCGACCAAGCAGAGGATAGAGATTTATTTCGTCAATTGATGCATGAATTAAATGAACCTGTACCCGAAAGCGATATCGTCCATACCGTTGCAGCAGCTTTGTTATTTGCTGAAAAAGTTGGCTTTCCAGTCATCGTTCGTCCAGCCTTTACCTTAGGGGGAACTGGTGGAGGAATTTGTGATAATGAGGAAGAGTTGAAAGAGACCGTTACGAATGGGCTAAAATTATCGCCAGTTAGTCAATGTTTAGTCGAAATCAGTATAGCTGGCTATAAAGAAATTGAGTACGAAGTGATGCGAGACAAAAACGATAATGCGATCGTGGTCTGCAACATGGAAAATTTCGATCCAGTTGGGATCCATACCGGCGATTCAATCGTTTTTGCTCCCACCCAAACTTTAACGGATAGAGAGCATCAAATGCTACGCGATGCATCCTTAAAAATTATTCGCGCTTTAGAGATTGAAGGAGGGTGTAATGTTCAATTAGCCCTTGACCCAGCTAGTTCAAATTATTACATCATTGAAGTGAACCCGCGTGTCAGTCGCTCTTCAGCTTTAGCAAGTAAAGCAACGGGTTACCCAATCGCTAAATTAGCCGCAAAAATCGCCGTCGGTTTAACGCTTGATGAGATGAAGAACCCAGTGACTGGGACAACGTATGCTGAGTTTGAACCCGCACTTGATTATGTCGTTGCGAAGATCCCGCGTTGGCCGTTTGATAAATTTGAACACGGCGATCGTCGACTTGGGACACAGATGAAAGCTACAGGTGAAGTTATGGCAATCGGCCGGACACTCGAAGAGGCGTTGTTAAAAGCGGTACGTTCGCTAGAAATAGGAGCACCTCATGTCTTATTAGAGGAAGCTTCCCAAGCCGAAGATGAAGCGCTGATTGAAAAAATCATCAAAGCCGAAGATGATCGCTTATTCTACTTGGTAGAAGGTATTCGCCGCGGCTATACGATTGAAGACTTGGCAAACTTAACCAAAATAGATTTGTTTTTCTTAGATAAGTTGCTACATGTTGTAGAGTTAGAAGAGGAACTGAAGCAACATGTTAAAGATATTGATGTATTGACTACGGCCAAAGAATACGGCTTCTCGGATAACGCGATTGCTCAATTATGGAATATTACCGAACGAGAAGTGATGGCTATCCGCTATGAACATGCGATTGTCCCGGTTTACAAAACAGTCGATACATGTGCAGCAGAGTTCGAATCCAACACGCCTTATTTCTATAGTTCGTATGAAGAAGAAAACGAGAGCATCGTGTCAGAAAAGCCATCGGTTTTAGTTTTAGGATCTGGTCCCATTCGAATCGGACAAGGGGTAGAATTTGATTACGCCACAGTCCACTCGGTTAAAGCCATCCAACAAGCAGGCTATGAAGCCATCATCATGAACAGCAATCCAGAAACCGTTTCGACTGACTTTTCAATTTCAGACAAATTGTATTTTGAGCCACTGACTTTAGAAGACGTGATGCACGTCATTCGCCTAGAGCAACCCATTGGTGTGATCGTTCAGTTCGGAGGGCAAACAGCCATTAACTTGGCAGAGCCGTTAACGGAAATGGGTGTGACCTTATTAGGAACGCGTGTAGAAGATTTGGATCGAGCTGAAAATCGTGATTTATTTGAACAAGCCTTGAATGAACTTCAAGTTCCTCAACCCTTAGGAGCGACAGCGACAACTGAAAAAGAAGCTGTCGCCATTGCCGATCGAATCAACTACCCCGTGTTAGTTCGTCCAAGTTACGTTTTAGGCGGGCGTGGGATGCAGATCGTAGACACACAGCCAGATTTAGAAAATTACATGCGAAATGCAGTCAAAGCTTCACCTGAACACCCCGTTTTGATTGACCGCTATTTAGTCGGAAAAGAAGTGGAAGTAGATGCGATCTGTGATGGGGAATCGGTCCTTATTCCGGGCATTATGGAGCATATTGAACGCTCGGGTGTCCATTCAGGAGATTCAATGGCCGTTTATCCGCCTCAATCCTTGTCAAAAGAAATCCAAGATACGATCGTCGACTACACCACGCGCTTAGCTCTTGGTCTGAATTGTTTGGGCATGATGAATGTTCAGTTTGTGATCAATAACGATACGGTCTATGTCATCGAGGTAAATCCTCGTGCCAGTCGTACGGTGCCGTTTTTAAGTAAAGTGACTGGGATTCCGATGGCTCAAGTAGCGACAAAAGCAATTTTAGGCCAATCGTTAAAAGAACAAGGGTATACCGATGGATTGTACAAAGAGTCTGCGCTGATCCATGTAAAAGCTCCCGTGTTCTCCTTCACTAAATTGCAAAAGGTAGACGCCTTACTAGGACCTGAAATGAAATCGACAGGAGAAGTCATGGGAAGCGATACAACGCTAGAGAAGGCCCTTTATAAAGCTTTTGAAGGAAGCTACATGCATTTGTATGACCATGGATCGGTTTTATTCACCATCTCTGATGAAGATAAAGAAGAAGCCCTAGCCTTAGCCAAACGTTTTTATGAGATTGGCTACACGATCGTAACAACGGAAGGGACCGGACAGTACTTCGCGGAACATCACCTGCCCGTAAGAATCGTGGCAAAGATCCAACAAGCAGCTGATGAGACCGTATTGGGTCTTATCCAAGAAAACAAGGTTCAAGTAGTGATCAATACGATGACTATCGGAATCGGGGTAGTAAATGATGGGAAAGTGATCCGGAAAGCAGCCATCGAGCAAGGCATCCCTTTATTAACGTCACTGGATACAGTATCAGCCATTCTTAATGTACTTGAATCACGTAACCTCATGACTAGCCCGTTATAA
- the pyrF gene encoding orotidine-5'-phosphate decarboxylase has protein sequence MTNRPIIALDFETLPQVNQFLDQFNTESLFVKVGMELFYQNGPEIVTRLKQLGHSVFLDLKLYDIPNTVQRSMKGIAALEVDMLTVHAAGGRAMMEAAMEGIVSGTPIGQKRPKLIAVTQLTSTTQEAMQQEQLIPVSLMESVIHYAKLTRSAGLDGVVCSALEARKIKEYTANEFLCVTPGIRPEGIAIGDQKRVATPAMAKKEGASYIVVGRPITQAEDPLAAYQAIKEQWNGVNK, from the coding sequence ATGACAAATAGGCCCATTATCGCGTTAGATTTTGAAACGTTGCCTCAAGTTAACCAGTTTCTAGACCAGTTTAATACGGAATCGTTATTTGTTAAGGTGGGGATGGAATTGTTTTATCAAAACGGACCGGAGATCGTAACAAGACTTAAGCAGTTAGGTCATAGTGTTTTTTTAGATTTAAAACTGTACGATATTCCTAATACGGTCCAACGTTCTATGAAAGGAATAGCTGCATTAGAGGTCGACATGCTAACGGTCCATGCTGCGGGCGGACGAGCAATGATGGAAGCTGCGATGGAAGGAATCGTTTCAGGCACACCAATTGGTCAGAAACGGCCTAAACTAATTGCGGTCACCCAATTAACTTCGACCACACAAGAAGCCATGCAGCAAGAACAACTGATTCCTGTGTCCTTAATGGAGAGTGTCATCCATTATGCCAAACTAACGCGATCAGCAGGGTTAGATGGTGTCGTTTGTTCTGCTTTAGAAGCACGCAAAATAAAAGAATATACAGCTAATGAATTTTTATGTGTCACTCCAGGAATACGTCCAGAAGGAATCGCTATTGGCGATCAAAAACGAGTCGCTACGCCCGCTATGGCTAAAAAAGAAGGAGCTTCCTATATTGTTGTTGGCCGTCCTATCACGCAAGCGGAAGACCCTTTAGCGGCTTATCAGGCAATAAAAGAACAATGGAATGGAGTGAACAAGTAA